The following proteins come from a genomic window of Ornithinimicrobium cryptoxanthini:
- a CDS encoding GntR family transcriptional regulator: MIIDAIVLDPASSEPPFAQLRVQITDQVARGVLVPGDRLPTVRQLAGDLGIAPNTVARAYRELEGDGVLEGRGRAGTFVRAAVADGRATSAGASARAAAQRYAELTRSLGLPPDEALAVVRQALGT; this comes from the coding sequence GTGATCATTGACGCTATCGTCCTCGACCCGGCGTCCTCGGAGCCGCCGTTTGCCCAGCTCCGCGTGCAGATCACGGACCAGGTCGCCCGCGGTGTGCTGGTCCCGGGCGACAGGTTGCCCACGGTGCGCCAGCTCGCCGGCGACCTGGGCATCGCGCCCAACACTGTGGCTCGCGCCTACCGCGAGCTCGAGGGCGACGGCGTGCTGGAGGGGCGTGGTCGTGCCGGGACGTTCGTGCGAGCCGCGGTTGCGGACGGCAGGGCAACGTCCGCTGGTGCCTCCGCCCGGGCCGCTGCCCAGCGGTATGCCGAGCTGACCCGCTCCCTGGGGCTGCCTCCCGACGAGGCGCTCGCCGTGGTGCGGCAGGCGTTGGGGACCTGA
- a CDS encoding cell wall-binding repeat-containing protein, with amino-acid sequence MTTTALAAAVLLGGAFASSGTVGDDAVTPLTNAGGEVKDLTGERERPARMAPQDVVSEDGVTRVFGKNRFATAAAIAEFYGWDFTNTVVVYIATGQEYPDALALGPSTFDLGPLLLVGAGSIPAETRAVLTDLEPCFIDVVGGPNSITDAVFDDLKQYAHPEYCEG; translated from the coding sequence ATGACCACGACCGCGCTGGCGGCCGCGGTCCTGCTTGGCGGCGCGTTCGCGAGCTCGGGCACCGTCGGCGACGACGCCGTCACCCCTTTGACCAACGCTGGCGGTGAGGTCAAGGACCTGACTGGCGAGCGAGAGCGGCCGGCCCGGATGGCACCCCAGGATGTCGTGTCTGAGGACGGCGTGACCCGGGTCTTCGGCAAGAACCGCTTTGCGACGGCTGCTGCGATCGCCGAGTTCTATGGTTGGGACTTCACAAACACGGTGGTGGTCTACATCGCCACCGGTCAGGAGTACCCGGACGCCCTAGCTCTTGGGCCGAGCACCTTCGATCTCGGCCCACTCCTGCTGGTCGGAGCGGGCTCCATCCCCGCCGAGACCAGGGCAGTGCTGACCGATCTGGAACCGTGCTTCATCGACGTCGTCGGTGGCCCCAACTCGATCACCGACGCCGTATTCGACGACCTGAAGCAGTACGCCCACCCGGAGTACTGCGAGGGCTGA
- a CDS encoding AEC family transporter produces MVAVLQGFWLIAAVIAVGWFLAHTTLFGRNEQQVLAKLTFWVGSPALLFLVVADADVGVLFSGFLVATIAGVVVTAIAYLLLARFVLHRSATHALMGGMSVTYVNSNNLGVPIAIYVLGDASWAAPILLLQLLVLQPMWLAGLDASGRGRLSLRRLIMSPITNPLTIGSLLGLVVAVAGIELPGMVRAPIDLIAGLAIPGMLLAFGISMRLSPVPRGRANIAELGGMVLLKLAVMPAVTWLVAGPILGLSDAEVMAAVVMASLPTAQNVFILAAAYRRGEDLARDSVFATTLLAMPAMLLIVGFMT; encoded by the coding sequence GTGGTGGCTGTCCTGCAAGGGTTCTGGCTGATCGCGGCGGTCATCGCGGTCGGGTGGTTCCTCGCGCACACCACGCTCTTTGGCCGCAACGAGCAGCAGGTCCTGGCCAAGCTGACGTTCTGGGTGGGCTCTCCTGCCCTGCTCTTCCTCGTGGTCGCCGACGCAGACGTCGGGGTGCTCTTCTCCGGTTTCCTGGTCGCCACGATCGCCGGTGTCGTGGTGACGGCCATCGCCTACCTGCTGCTCGCCAGGTTCGTGCTGCACCGCTCGGCCACGCACGCCCTGATGGGCGGGATGAGCGTCACCTATGTCAACTCCAACAACCTCGGGGTGCCGATCGCCATCTATGTGCTCGGTGACGCGTCGTGGGCTGCTCCCATCCTGCTGCTGCAGTTGCTCGTGCTGCAGCCCATGTGGCTGGCGGGCCTCGATGCAAGCGGCCGAGGGCGACTGTCCCTGCGGCGGCTGATCATGTCGCCGATCACCAACCCGCTGACGATCGGCAGTCTGCTCGGGCTCGTCGTGGCGGTCGCGGGCATCGAGCTCCCCGGCATGGTGCGGGCGCCCATCGACCTCATCGCCGGCCTCGCTATCCCCGGAATGCTGCTGGCGTTCGGCATCTCGATGCGGCTGTCCCCCGTCCCGCGGGGGCGCGCCAACATCGCTGAGCTGGGCGGGATGGTGTTGCTCAAGCTGGCGGTCATGCCCGCCGTGACCTGGCTTGTCGCGGGCCCGATCCTGGGGCTGTCCGACGCCGAGGTCATGGCGGCGGTGGTGATGGCTTCGCTCCCGACGGCCCAGAACGTCTTCATTCTCGCGGCGGCCTACCGGCGGGGCGAGGACCTCGCCCGGGACAGCGTCTTTGCGACGACGCTGCTGGCGATGCCCGCGATGCTGCTCATCGTCGGGTTCATGACCTGA
- a CDS encoding OsmC family peroxiredoxin: MPNPVVSKASTVWNGDLFTGNGTTSLDSSGAASFPVEWNARAEGSDTTTTPEELIAAAHATCYSMAFSNELKKNDTPPTEVRTSAEVTFVAGTGITGIALTMTATVEGIDEATFQKIAEGAKEGCPVSQALKAVDITLSATLN; encoded by the coding sequence ATGCCCAACCCAGTTGTCAGCAAGGCCAGCACCGTCTGGAACGGCGACCTGTTCACCGGCAACGGCACCACCTCCCTGGACAGCTCCGGGGCGGCGAGCTTCCCGGTGGAGTGGAACGCCCGCGCCGAGGGCTCAGACACCACGACCACGCCGGAGGAGCTCATCGCTGCGGCCCACGCCACCTGCTACTCCATGGCGTTCTCCAACGAGCTGAAGAAGAACGACACCCCGCCCACCGAGGTGCGCACCAGCGCCGAGGTCACCTTCGTCGCCGGCACCGGCATCACCGGCATCGCGCTGACGATGACCGCCACCGTGGAGGGCATCGACGAGGCCACGTTCCAGAAGATCGCCGAGGGTGCCAAGGAGGGTTGCCCGGTCAGCCAGGCGCTCAAGGCCGTCGACATCACGCTGAGCGCCACGCTCAACTAA
- a CDS encoding GNAT family N-acetyltransferase, with translation MKQSDVVITAVPSAPGQEQARLAEGIAEVGRRANTAKYGDASLADPGSTWAASLGETPYRRRVALVAQGPDGQVVAYVSAGLPLSDNTALAELELEFDPAVDVGSVGRALWERLAPMLRAEGRATAQLWSSHGEASGSGPRVSPVTGVGTIASDATTDLLIDLGFVLEQVERYSVLDVAAVADRAIELLRRAAAQAGPDYRLHSWVGITPVELREQLAVLRARMSVDVPLAELDVEQEVWDAERVLHADQRVEQVGRLQLISAAEHVPTGALVAYTLLTQRLDLPEIAYQDDTLVHGDHRGHRLGMLVKAANVGALERLAPQVARIHTWNADENAHMLAINVELGFATKGAEGGWQLRLAN, from the coding sequence GTGAAGCAGTCCGACGTTGTCATCACCGCGGTGCCCAGCGCGCCCGGGCAGGAACAGGCGCGGCTGGCCGAGGGGATCGCCGAGGTCGGTCGTCGGGCAAACACCGCGAAGTATGGCGACGCGAGCCTGGCCGACCCCGGCTCCACCTGGGCAGCATCCCTGGGTGAGACGCCCTATCGCCGACGGGTCGCACTCGTTGCTCAGGGTCCCGATGGGCAGGTGGTCGCCTACGTGTCGGCGGGCTTGCCGCTGTCCGACAACACTGCACTGGCCGAGCTGGAGCTGGAGTTCGACCCAGCGGTGGACGTGGGCAGCGTCGGCCGCGCGCTGTGGGAGCGGCTCGCTCCGATGCTGCGGGCTGAGGGGCGGGCGACCGCGCAGCTCTGGTCATCTCACGGCGAGGCCTCCGGCAGTGGACCGCGGGTCAGTCCGGTCACCGGGGTGGGGACCATCGCCTCGGATGCGACGACGGATCTGCTGATAGATCTCGGCTTCGTCCTCGAACAGGTCGAGCGCTACAGCGTGCTGGACGTCGCGGCTGTGGCCGATCGCGCCATAGAACTGCTCAGGAGGGCCGCAGCCCAGGCCGGGCCGGACTACCGGCTGCACAGCTGGGTCGGCATCACACCGGTGGAGCTGCGCGAGCAGCTGGCGGTGCTGCGCGCTCGGATGAGTGTCGACGTCCCCCTGGCGGAGCTCGACGTGGAGCAGGAGGTCTGGGACGCCGAGCGGGTGCTGCACGCCGACCAGCGGGTCGAGCAGGTCGGGCGGCTGCAGCTCATCAGCGCCGCGGAGCACGTCCCCACCGGTGCGCTGGTCGCCTACACGCTGCTGACTCAGCGGCTGGACCTGCCGGAGATCGCCTATCAGGACGACACCCTGGTGCACGGTGACCACCGTGGCCATCGGCTCGGGATGCTCGTCAAGGCAGCCAACGTCGGCGCGCTCGAGCGCCTCGCCCCGCAGGTCGCTCGGATCCACACCTGGAACGCCGACGAGAACGCTCACATGCTCGCGATCAACGTCGAGCTCGGCTTCGCGACCAAGGGTGCGGAGGGTGGCTGGCAGCTGCGGTTGGCGAACTGA
- the pulA gene encoding pullulanase-type alpha-1,6-glucosidase, which produces MPRLLPAALATAAVVATAALSPANAATEPAVAAEPAVSRSVTLVGSLQDELGCAADWAPDCTATQLDLIEAGGSAYSGVFAVPAGAYEFKFAINGSWDESHPADNVPLVLEGPATIEFGYDDETNAYSVTPTDLAGGVSDEDRALAGDSLRKPVTSEQFYFVMADRFANGDETNDRGGIEGDRLDHGFDPTDKGFYHGGDLAGIREQLDYIEGLGTTALWLTPSFKNRPVQGSGADASAGYHGYWITDFTQIDPHLGSNEEMRALIDDAHARGIKVYFDIITNHTADIIDYEGDNYGYVSKETSPYRTATGEVFDDADYAGTDTFPEVDPATSFPYVPTFRAPEDATVKVPEWLNDPRMYHNRGDSSFAGESSTYGDFVGLDDLWTERHEVVDGMVDIYATWADFGIDGFRVDTVKHVNMEFWQEFSPRVLESAREGNADFFMFGEVYDGDPRYLSQYTTTGALQATIDFGFQGRSIDFAKGAATTSLRDFYAMDDYYTDTDSNAYQLPTFTGNHDMGRAAMMLAGAGFSGDDLQARVELTNELMFLTRGQPVVYYGDEQGFIGSGGDKDARQDMFATQVQQYAEEPLIAAPSGSVDRFDTGHPLYEQIAGLADLREEHPALVDGAQIHRYASSDEGIFAFSRLDADEQVEYLVVANNSTETKTATIPTYGVQNKFTAIYGDSARLKSNKVGNVTVEVAPLSVEVYEGKKLKKSKNAPAVYLTDPSAGGTVGGRAEIGAATPDNVFAQVTFAYRPVGTTDWMLLGTDDNAPYRVFHDVSGMPHGTLVEYRAILQDASGKLSVDSSYGVVGDPASDGGGGEAPEPIGPITQPDFVSAPGSHNSEMGCLGDWEPGCDQAQLTLDADDQIWKGTYDLPAGDYAYKAAIDKSWAENYGQGGAPGGADIPYTAPGGDVTFYYDHATHWITSDAQSPILTAPGTFQSELGCPGDWSPDCMRPWLQDPDGDGTWTWSSTQVPAGNYEFKVAHGLSWDESYPGQDVPVSVPSDGVVLTISYVLATHEVTATTSEAGVAPDLKSAKAHWLTPGILAWPADSVPAGAEPALLDWRLHWSPDGGLAVDAEAVTGGQSWPLTYDPAGLPADVVAEHPELADYLALRLDKKTAKNAGEILRGQVAVGMYDDLGRLKDATGVQIPGVLDELYARAAGDKALGAEWKSGKPTPRLWAPTAHDVDLLLWPAGAAGDAAVEDAQRIDLKRAKDGTWSVKGDKKWAGRTYLYEVDVFVPSTGVVETNQVTDPYSVALTLNSTRSVLVDLDDRALQPALWRHAKAPRIGDEVDQTIYELHVRDFSISDPDVPAEHRGSYLAFADDGYGTRHLEDLAEAGMNTVHLLPTFDIASIEEDPAAQTSPDCDLESFAPDSSEQQACVKAQAGTDAFNWGYDPWHFFAPEGSYASTADAAHGGTRVKEFRTMVGGLHDSGMRVVLDQVYNHTAQSGQGEKSVLDKVVPGYYHRLNAMGVVETSTCCQNVATEHAMAEKLMVDALVVWARDYKVDGFRFDLMGHHSRDNMEAARAALDELTVRKDGVDGRAITLYGEGWDFGEVAGNRLFYQAIQGQLDGTSIGTFNDRLRDAVRGGGPFDEDPRKQGFGSGEFTDPNGAPVNGDEAAQQRSLAHDTDLVQIGLAGNLRDFQFRSAETSEVVSGVEVDYNGAPAAYAEDPDEVINYVDAHDNETLFDSLTMKLPPATTMEDRVRMNTLSLATVTLGQSPSFWHAGADLLRSKSLDRNSYDSGDWFNLLDFTMTDNGFGRGLAPEADNGAKWDYMRPLLADPALAPEPEDIATSAEAAQELIELRFSTPLFRLGTAEAIEEKLTFPVSGTDDAHDGVIVMRIDDTVGTDVDPELDGLVVVFNASDKPVAQVIPGLSGASLSLSPVQAGGADEVVKTSSWDAASGILSVPARTVAVFVQD; this is translated from the coding sequence ATGCCTCGCCTCCTGCCCGCTGCCCTCGCCACTGCGGCGGTCGTCGCGACGGCTGCTCTCTCGCCCGCAAACGCCGCCACGGAGCCGGCTGTCGCCGCGGAGCCGGCGGTCAGCCGCTCCGTCACCCTCGTGGGTTCGCTCCAGGACGAACTGGGCTGCGCCGCCGACTGGGCGCCCGACTGCACCGCAACCCAGCTGGACCTGATCGAAGCGGGTGGCTCGGCATACTCCGGCGTCTTCGCGGTGCCCGCCGGTGCCTATGAGTTCAAGTTCGCCATCAACGGCAGCTGGGACGAGAGCCATCCCGCCGACAACGTGCCGCTCGTGCTCGAGGGGCCGGCCACGATCGAGTTCGGCTATGACGACGAGACCAACGCCTACTCGGTGACCCCGACCGACCTCGCCGGGGGAGTCAGCGACGAGGACCGCGCCCTCGCCGGCGATAGTCTGCGCAAGCCGGTGACCTCCGAGCAGTTCTACTTCGTGATGGCCGACCGCTTCGCCAACGGCGATGAGACCAATGACCGCGGCGGGATCGAGGGGGATCGGCTCGACCACGGCTTCGACCCGACCGACAAGGGCTTCTATCACGGTGGCGACCTGGCAGGCATCCGCGAGCAGCTCGACTACATCGAGGGGCTGGGCACGACCGCACTCTGGTTGACGCCGTCCTTCAAGAACCGGCCGGTGCAGGGCAGCGGGGCGGACGCGAGCGCGGGCTACCACGGCTACTGGATCACCGACTTCACGCAGATCGACCCGCACCTGGGCAGCAACGAGGAGATGCGGGCGCTGATCGACGATGCCCACGCGCGCGGGATCAAGGTCTATTTCGACATCATCACCAACCACACCGCCGACATCATCGACTACGAGGGCGACAACTACGGCTATGTCTCCAAGGAGACCAGCCCCTACCGCACGGCGACGGGCGAGGTCTTCGACGACGCCGACTATGCCGGCACCGACACCTTCCCGGAGGTCGACCCGGCGACCTCCTTCCCCTACGTGCCGACCTTCCGCGCGCCGGAGGACGCCACCGTCAAGGTGCCGGAGTGGCTGAACGACCCGCGGATGTATCACAACCGCGGCGACTCGAGCTTTGCCGGTGAGTCCAGCACCTACGGCGACTTCGTCGGGCTGGATGACCTGTGGACCGAGCGCCACGAGGTGGTCGACGGCATGGTCGATATCTATGCCACCTGGGCCGACTTCGGGATCGACGGCTTCCGCGTCGACACCGTCAAGCACGTCAACATGGAGTTCTGGCAGGAGTTCAGCCCGCGCGTGCTGGAGTCTGCCCGCGAGGGCAACGCCGACTTCTTCATGTTCGGTGAGGTCTACGACGGCGACCCGCGCTACCTGAGCCAGTACACGACGACCGGCGCCCTGCAGGCGACCATCGACTTCGGCTTCCAGGGTCGCTCCATCGACTTCGCCAAGGGCGCGGCCACCACCAGCCTGCGCGACTTCTACGCGATGGACGACTACTACACCGACACCGACTCCAACGCCTACCAGCTGCCGACCTTCACCGGCAACCACGACATGGGGCGGGCCGCGATGATGCTCGCCGGTGCCGGGTTCAGCGGCGATGACCTGCAGGCACGTGTCGAGCTGACCAATGAGCTGATGTTCCTCACCCGTGGCCAGCCGGTCGTCTACTACGGCGACGAGCAGGGCTTTATCGGCTCGGGTGGGGACAAGGATGCCCGCCAGGACATGTTCGCCACCCAGGTGCAGCAGTATGCCGAGGAGCCGCTGATCGCTGCCCCCTCCGGCAGCGTGGACCGCTTTGACACCGGCCACCCGCTCTATGAGCAGATCGCGGGTCTGGCTGACTTGCGGGAGGAGCACCCGGCGCTGGTGGACGGTGCCCAGATCCACCGCTATGCCTCCTCCGACGAGGGCATCTTCGCCTTCAGCCGGCTTGATGCCGACGAGCAGGTGGAGTATCTGGTCGTGGCCAACAACTCCACGGAGACCAAGACCGCGACCATCCCGACCTACGGCGTGCAGAACAAGTTCACCGCGATCTACGGCGACAGCGCGAGACTGAAGAGCAACAAGGTGGGCAACGTCACCGTCGAGGTGGCGCCGCTGTCGGTCGAGGTCTACGAGGGCAAGAAGCTCAAGAAGTCGAAGAACGCGCCGGCCGTCTACCTGACCGACCCGTCCGCCGGCGGCACTGTCGGTGGCCGCGCCGAGATCGGTGCCGCGACGCCGGACAACGTGTTTGCCCAGGTCACCTTCGCCTACCGCCCGGTGGGCACCACTGACTGGATGCTGCTGGGCACGGACGACAACGCGCCCTACCGCGTGTTCCACGACGTCTCTGGTATGCCGCACGGCACCCTTGTCGAGTATCGAGCGATCTTGCAGGACGCCAGCGGCAAGCTCTCGGTCGACTCGTCCTACGGGGTGGTCGGCGACCCGGCGTCTGATGGTGGTGGCGGCGAGGCACCGGAGCCGATCGGGCCGATCACCCAGCCGGACTTCGTCTCGGCCCCGGGCTCGCACAACAGCGAGATGGGGTGCCTGGGTGACTGGGAGCCCGGGTGCGACCAGGCTCAGCTGACGCTGGACGCGGATGACCAGATCTGGAAGGGCACCTACGACCTACCGGCCGGTGACTACGCCTACAAGGCTGCGATCGACAAGAGCTGGGCGGAGAACTACGGCCAGGGCGGGGCGCCCGGCGGGGCGGACATCCCCTACACCGCTCCCGGCGGTGACGTCACCTTCTACTACGACCACGCCACGCACTGGATCACCAGCGACGCGCAGAGCCCGATCCTGACCGCGCCAGGCACCTTCCAGTCCGAGCTCGGCTGCCCCGGCGACTGGTCGCCCGACTGCATGCGGCCGTGGCTGCAGGACCCGGACGGCGACGGCACCTGGACCTGGTCGAGCACGCAGGTGCCGGCTGGCAACTACGAGTTCAAGGTCGCCCACGGGCTTTCCTGGGATGAGAGCTACCCCGGCCAGGACGTGCCAGTGAGCGTGCCCTCCGACGGTGTCGTCCTCACCATCAGCTATGTCCTCGCCACGCACGAGGTCACCGCCACCACCTCCGAGGCGGGGGTGGCCCCGGACCTCAAGTCGGCCAAGGCGCACTGGCTGACCCCCGGCATACTCGCCTGGCCTGCCGACTCCGTGCCGGCCGGCGCCGAGCCGGCGTTGCTGGACTGGCGCCTGCACTGGTCGCCGGACGGCGGGCTCGCGGTGGACGCCGAGGCGGTCACCGGTGGGCAGTCCTGGCCTCTGACCTACGACCCCGCCGGTCTGCCGGCCGACGTCGTGGCCGAGCACCCGGAGCTCGCCGACTACCTGGCGCTGCGCCTGGACAAGAAGACGGCCAAGAACGCGGGCGAGATCCTGCGAGGTCAGGTCGCCGTCGGGATGTATGACGACCTGGGCCGCCTCAAGGACGCCACCGGGGTGCAGATCCCGGGTGTGCTCGACGAGCTCTACGCCCGTGCCGCCGGTGACAAGGCCCTTGGCGCGGAGTGGAAGTCGGGCAAGCCGACGCCGCGCCTGTGGGCGCCCACCGCGCACGACGTCGACCTGCTGCTCTGGCCGGCCGGTGCCGCTGGCGACGCGGCCGTCGAGGACGCCCAGCGGATCGACCTGAAGCGCGCCAAGGATGGCACCTGGTCGGTCAAGGGCGACAAGAAGTGGGCCGGACGCACCTACCTCTACGAGGTGGATGTGTTCGTGCCGAGCACCGGGGTCGTGGAGACCAACCAGGTGACCGACCCCTACTCCGTCGCCCTGACGCTCAACTCCACCCGCTCGGTGCTCGTCGACCTGGACGACCGCGCGCTGCAGCCGGCGTTGTGGCGCCACGCCAAGGCGCCGCGCATCGGCGACGAGGTCGACCAGACGATCTATGAGCTGCACGTGCGCGACTTCTCGATCAGCGACCCGGACGTCCCCGCCGAGCACCGCGGGTCCTACCTGGCGTTCGCCGACGACGGCTATGGCACCCGGCACCTGGAGGACCTCGCCGAAGCGGGGATGAACACGGTGCACCTGCTGCCGACCTTTGACATCGCCTCCATCGAGGAGGACCCCGCCGCGCAGACCAGCCCGGACTGCGACCTCGAGTCGTTCGCCCCGGACAGCTCCGAGCAGCAGGCCTGCGTCAAGGCCCAGGCCGGGACCGATGCCTTCAACTGGGGCTATGACCCGTGGCACTTCTTCGCACCGGAAGGCTCCTATGCCTCCACCGCGGACGCCGCTCACGGCGGCACCCGCGTCAAGGAGTTCCGCACCATGGTCGGTGGCCTGCACGACTCCGGCATGCGGGTCGTCCTGGACCAGGTCTACAACCACACGGCGCAGTCTGGTCAGGGTGAGAAGTCGGTCCTGGACAAGGTCGTGCCCGGCTACTACCACCGCCTCAACGCGATGGGCGTGGTCGAGACCTCGACCTGCTGCCAGAACGTCGCGACCGAGCACGCGATGGCCGAGAAGCTGATGGTCGACGCCCTCGTGGTGTGGGCCCGGGACTACAAGGTCGACGGCTTCAGGTTCGACCTCATGGGTCACCACTCGCGGGACAACATGGAGGCGGCTCGCGCGGCACTGGATGAGCTGACCGTCAGGAAGGACGGCGTCGACGGCCGGGCAATCACGCTCTATGGCGAGGGCTGGGACTTCGGTGAGGTCGCCGGCAACCGGCTCTTCTACCAGGCGATCCAGGGTCAGCTGGACGGCACGAGCATCGGCACCTTCAACGACCGGCTGCGTGACGCGGTCCGCGGCGGTGGGCCGTTCGACGAGGACCCGCGCAAGCAGGGCTTCGGCTCCGGAGAGTTCACCGACCCGAACGGGGCACCCGTCAACGGTGACGAAGCCGCCCAGCAGCGTTCGCTGGCCCACGACACCGACCTGGTGCAGATCGGCCTGGCCGGCAACCTGCGGGACTTCCAGTTCCGGAGCGCCGAGACCAGCGAGGTGGTTAGCGGTGTGGAGGTCGACTACAACGGTGCCCCTGCGGCATACGCCGAGGACCCCGACGAGGTCATCAACTATGTCGACGCCCACGACAACGAGACCCTCTTCGACTCGTTGACGATGAAGCTGCCGCCGGCCACGACGATGGAGGACCGGGTGCGGATGAACACGTTGTCCCTGGCCACCGTCACGCTCGGGCAGAGCCCGTCGTTCTGGCACGCCGGCGCCGACCTGCTGCGCAGCAAGAGCCTGGACCGCAACTCCTATGACAGCGGCGACTGGTTCAACCTGCTCGACTTCACGATGACCGACAACGGCTTCGGCCGGGGGCTGGCGCCCGAGGCCGACAACGGCGCCAAGTGGGACTACATGCGCCCGTTGCTGGCCGACCCCGCGCTGGCTCCCGAACCGGAGGACATCGCGACGTCGGCGGAGGCGGCGCAGGAACTGATCGAGCTGCGCTTCTCCACGCCGCTGTTCCGGCTGGGGACCGCTGAGGCGATCGAGGAGAAGCTGACCTTCCCGGTCTCTGGCACGGATGACGCTCACGACGGGGTGATCGTGATGCGCATCGACGACACCGTCGGCACCGACGTGGACCCGGAGCTCGACGGACTAGTGGTGGTCTTCAACGCCAGCGACAAGCCGGTCGCCCAGGTCATCCCGGGTCTGTCGGGTGCGAGCCTCTCCCTGTCACCGGTCCAGGCCGGTGGCGCGGACGAGGTGGTCAAGACCTCATCGTGGGACGCGGCCTCCGGCATACTCTCGGTCCCCGCACGCACCGTGGCGGTGTTTGTCCAGGACTAG
- a CDS encoding ArsR/SmtB family transcription factor has product MSELTSPPRRTALRVLAHPLRSRLLAELRVHGDATATELARALETNTGATSYHLRQLAEVGLIEDSGEGTGRRRVWRATISPGPTEASGDILDPDDPDDVAAADWLARDYLEHFTGRAGDWLDSRTEWPEHWQPVLGLEDHLVLVTAEQMTALSEELLEVLERYRRVGQGNPAAKRVSFYTCALPVDRAPS; this is encoded by the coding sequence ATGTCGGAGCTCACCTCTCCCCCCCGGCGCACCGCCCTGCGGGTGCTCGCTCATCCACTCCGCAGCCGGCTGCTCGCCGAGCTGCGGGTGCACGGCGACGCCACGGCGACCGAGCTGGCCCGGGCCCTGGAGACCAACACCGGCGCGACGAGCTATCACCTGCGCCAGCTGGCCGAGGTCGGCCTGATCGAGGACTCCGGCGAGGGCACCGGCCGGCGCCGGGTCTGGCGCGCGACGATCTCGCCCGGACCGACCGAGGCGAGCGGCGACATACTCGACCCTGACGACCCGGACGACGTGGCGGCGGCGGACTGGCTGGCCCGGGACTACCTCGAGCACTTCACCGGCCGGGCCGGGGACTGGCTCGACTCGCGGACGGAGTGGCCAGAGCACTGGCAGCCTGTCCTCGGACTCGAGGACCACCTGGTGCTGGTCACGGCCGAGCAGATGACCGCACTGAGCGAGGAGCTCCTCGAGGTGCTTGAGCGCTATCGGCGCGTCGGGCAGGGCAACCCGGCGGCCAAGCGGGTCTCGTTCTACACCTGCGCCCTGCCGGTGGACCGCGCGCCGAGCTGA
- the rplM gene encoding 50S ribosomal protein L13 — MRTYTPKASEITRAWHIIDATDVVLGRLASQTAILLRGKHKATYAAHVDTGDYVIIINAEKVALTGAKLEQKKAYRHSGYPGGLTAKSYTQLLEQHPTRAVEKAIRGMIPKNSLGRQQLSKLKVYAGDSHPHAAQQPVPFEISQVAQ, encoded by the coding sequence GTGCGTACCTACACACCGAAGGCCAGCGAGATCACCCGCGCCTGGCACATTATCGACGCCACGGACGTCGTGCTGGGCCGCCTCGCGTCCCAGACCGCGATCCTGCTCCGCGGCAAGCACAAGGCGACCTACGCCGCCCACGTTGACACCGGTGACTACGTCATCATCATCAACGCGGAGAAGGTTGCGCTGACCGGCGCCAAGCTGGAGCAGAAGAAGGCCTACCGTCACTCGGGCTACCCGGGCGGTCTGACGGCCAAGAGCTACACGCAGCTGCTCGAGCAGCACCCCACCCGCGCGGTGGAGAAGGCGATCCGGGGCATGATCCCCAAGAACTCCCTGGGCCGTCAGCAGCTGTCCAAGCTCAAGGTCTATGCCGGCGACAGCCACCCGCACGCCGCGCAGCAGCCCGTCCCGTTCGAAATCTCGCAGGTTGCGCAGTAA
- the rpsI gene encoding 30S ribosomal protein S9 encodes MTDMTVNTEVEADEVELTEYTSESEAPAGEAARRPSASAPGAATGRRKQAIARVRIVPGTGEWKINGKSLDQYFPNKVHQQIVNEPLTVLDLDGAYDVLVRVHGGGPSGQAGAVRLGVARSLNGVDEELNRPALKKAGLLSRDARVPERKKAGLKKARKAPQYSKR; translated from the coding sequence ATGACAGACATGACTGTGAACACCGAGGTCGAGGCCGACGAGGTCGAGCTCACCGAATACACCTCTGAGTCCGAGGCGCCGGCCGGCGAGGCCGCCCGCCGTCCCTCCGCCTCCGCGCCGGGCGCCGCCACGGGCCGTCGCAAGCAGGCCATCGCCCGCGTGCGCATCGTGCCGGGCACCGGCGAGTGGAAGATCAACGGCAAGAGCCTGGACCAGTACTTCCCGAACAAGGTCCACCAGCAGATCGTCAACGAGCCGCTGACCGTGCTCGATCTCGACGGTGCGTATGACGTGCTCGTGCGCGTCCACGGCGGTGGCCCCTCCGGCCAGGCCGGTGCCGTCCGCCTGGGTGTCGCCCGTTCGCTGAACGGTGTCGACGAGGAGCTGAACCGTCCGGCACTGAAGAAGGCCGGGCTGCTCAGCCGCGACGCGCGCGTCCCCGAGCGCAAGAAGGCAGGTCTGAAGAAGGCCCGCAAGGCGCCGCAGTACAGCAAGCGCTGA